Within the Cyanobium sp. ATX 6F1 genome, the region TGGCGTGTGGGGAAGCCGCCCGTCTCGCCGCCCTATGAGGACGCCCTCAAGGAGGGCCTGCTGGTGGGACTCGACCTGAGCCGTGAGGAGCGGGAGTTTCACCAGCTCAGCAACGGTCTGGTGCTGTTGTTCCACTCCTGAGTTTCGGCGGTGAGCCGGCAAGGAGCGCCGCCCCTCAGGGCAGGGAGGAGGGGGAGGAGGTGGCCGACAGGCGCTGCTGCTCCCAGTACTGCTGGGCGGTGGGCAGCAGACCGATCTGGACCTGACCCAGCAACAACATCAGGCGGTTCTGGGTCTCGGGATCCTGTGGCATGAAATCCGAGAAGATCGCCGCATGGCAGACATCAACGAACAGGGCTGCCTCCTCTGAAGACAAGCCGATGAGGTGCTCGTCGTTGTAGTGGGTGACTTTCAACGTCCAACGGCCCGTTGCTTTCACCCTAAACCCGCTACCTCAGTCCTGCTCAAACGCAAGTGTGACAACAGATCACCCGAGCGAGCCCTCTCCAGGGCCATGGGTTCGGGCCCATGGTCGATCGATTGAGGAAGCAACTACACGGATCGGTGAACCGAACCGCCCAAGACGAGAGATTCGTTACAAAGTGCCATAAAGTGGAACTGGTCATCGAGCGGAGCCACCCGGGTCCGCTTTTTTCTTGCCCATCCATGCTTCCAGCAGCGATCTGGCCTACGGAAGGTTGCTAACAACCGTTGCCGAGGGGTAGAGGGTGCCCCAGAGCCATGACGCTCCAGTAGGGATCGGTCCCAGCCGCGCCCATGGGCCGATCCGCTTCCTCGTTCTCGCCCGGGCCCCCAGCTCGATCGTTGCCGCGATCCGTGCAAGACAACCAAGCGGATCTCGCTGGGCTCAATCACCCTGCAGGCGACGAATCTGCCCATCAAGCAACTCCAGGGCGACTTCGTTGATCGACCGGCCCGTGCGCTGCGCCAGCTCGATCAGGAGTTCCATGGCCTCTGCGGAGATCTCCAGCTCAAGGCGGCGGGGGAACCGCGCCGGATCCAGGCCTTCATCCAAGCCCAAGCAGGCACAGACCAACGTTGCAGCATAGATGCATCACATACGCTCCAAGGCAAGGCTGAGGTCCCGCCGCGCAGCCCAACTTCTCCGCTGCTGCCCGATCAATCACCCACCGGGCCTGGAGTGGCCCATGGCACTCCCGGGGGCTCACCCCAGCAACGTCACGGGCTCTTGCCGAGCTGCCCGTTTCAGCGGTAGTGATACCGGCAAGCCAGGATCAGCAAAACACCTGCCTCCAGTCGATAAAACAGCCGGTGCTCGTCGTTGATGCGCCGCGACCAGCAACCGGAGAGATTTTCACGCAACGGCTCAGGCTTGCCGATGCCCGCACAAGGGTCCCGCAGACAGGCCTGGATCAGTTGATTGATCCGCCGAAGCTGTTGGCGGTCCTGACCCTGCCAGTAGAGGTAGTCCTCCCATGCCGCCGGGGTCCAACCGAGCCGCTCAGCTGCCGGCATCAGCGAGATCCGGATCAATCAGACCATGCTGGAACAGCTCACCGCGCTCCGCCTGCCCAAGGGAACGCTGAAGGTGGGCTGCATTGGCGGGAGAGCGCAGCAGATGCACCGTCTCCATCAGGCTGTTGTAGGTGTTGAGCGACATCAGTACGGCGCCCTGGGCGTGGCGGCGGGTGATCAGGGTCACATCCGCATCAGCTTCCACGCGATCAAGGACGGCCTTGAAGCTCTCGCGGGCCTCCGAAAAACTGACCACCTGCATCTGATCCGTCCAATTCCCTGTACAACAGGCTAAAGCTTCTACCTGGGATGAGCACGGCAACAGCAGGGGGAACTCCCTATTGGCGCTTGCCCCACCCAGCGGCCGTCCCTGCGCCGGGTCTTGGCGACGGAGCGAGCCACCCAGGGCTAGAGGCGATCGCGGTCGTGGTGCCTGGTACCGGCTTTGTGACCGCTCGACGGAGGGCCCAAATTGCTTTCCCCGAAAGCATTTTGGAATTCGCGGAGGCCATCTTGCCGCAAAGGCTCCGAACGCAGAGGCGCCGTAGTTGACGGTATCGGCGTCAGCCGGGGGTTGATGCAGGCGGATTTCCCCGGATCAGCCCGGACCAGGGTTTCCTCAAAAGCCTTACGGTGCAACACTTCTCGTGCGCCGCCGGATTTCGTCGGATGGAGCAAAAACGGAGAGGGTGGGATTCGAACCCACGGAAGGTTTCCCTTCAAACGATTTCGAGTCGTTCGCTTTCGACCACTCAGCCACCTCTCCAGACCACCGCGCTGCAGGGACCACAACGCCTGGCCGGCCCGCAGGCCGAGGGCACTGTAGACATCGGCCCTGGGTCCGCAGATCCAGCAACGGCCTCAGCCCGGCGGCCCCTGCAGGGAACCGCTGTCCCCACTGGCGAACCAGCCCCCGGGTAGCGCCCCCTTCCCGGCCGGGGCCCGTCCGCTCAACCACAGCCGCGGGGGAGCCAGCGACGCCAGCCACACCCGCTCGGCCCGGCGGGGCCGGAAACCCAGCCACAGGCCCGCCAGCCGTGGCCTTTCGCCGACGACCGCCTGCTGCCAAGACCACAGCGACTGGCGATCCGGCAGCAGCACCCAGGGGTGCTCCCCCACCTGCAGCCGCAGGGCCAGACCGCCGGCCGCCAGAGCCTCCAGGCTCAGCCCCGGACTCTCCAGCCGCTGCCCAGGCGCCAGCGGCAAGCGCTGCTCACCGGAGCTGAGCACCAGGGGTGAGAGCGCACGCCAGCAGGCCGGGTCGGCCGCTGCCACCGGATCGCTGACCAACAGCCAGTCGTAGCGCTGCAGACCGAGGCCCAGGGCCAGCTGACGGGCGCGGCTGCAGCTGAGGCCATCGCTTCGGGTGCTCACCAGGGCAGCGCGTCCCTGGTGGGTGGCCAGCAGCAGATCCCCCGCCCCCTGGTGCACCAACAGCAGCTGGTCGACACCGATCAGGGCCAGGTGCACCGCGCTCGCCAGGGCGATCAAGGCCAGCCCGCAGGCCCGACCCCGGCGCCATCGACCCAAGGACGCCACCAGCAGCGGCAGCAAACCCAGGCTGAACAGCAGCACCAGCCCCGCATTGGGCCGCCCCAGCTGCCACTGGGCCATGGGCAGGGCCGCAAACCAGCGGGTGATCGCCAGCAGCACTCCGGTGAGGGTCACAAGGGGCCAGGCCAGCAGAACCAGCAGCGGTGGCGCCAGCACCGCCAGCAGCGCCATCGCCATCGCCCCGAGGGTGAGGGGCGTCAGCAGTGGTGAGACCACCAGATTGGAGGGCACGGCCCAAATCGGCACACTGCCGAAGTGCAGCAGCTGCAGCGGCAGGGTCCAGAGCGAGGCCGCCAGGGGCACCGCCAGCCCCGCCGCCAGGCCCCCCGACAGCTTGTGCGCCCAGGGAGCGGAACTGAGCGACCGCAGGCGAGCGGCCAGGGCTGTTTCCAGGTCGCGGGAGGTGAGCATCAGACCGGCGGTGGCCGCCACCGAGAGCTGGAAACCCACATCCAGCAGCCACAGGGGCTGCACCAGCAGCATCAGCAGCACCGTGAGCAGCAGCACCCCCAGGGGCCGGCCGCGCTGGCCGCTCTCCAGCACCACGAAGGCCACCGCCCCCATCAGCACGGCCCGCACCACCGAGGGCTGGGGCCCCGCCAGCAGCAAGAACAGCAGCATCGCCCCGCCGGCCAGGGTCCAGCGGATCGGCCGGGGGGAGCGCCGCCCCAGCACCATCACCGCCCCGAGCAGCACCGTGAGGTGAAAGCCACTGGCCGCCAGGGCGTGGGAGAGGCCGGCGACGCGAAAGGCCTCGCGCACGGCCTGCGGCACGGGCACCACGGCGCTGCCCAGCACCAGGGCCGCCAGCACCCCGCCCCTGTCGGGTCCGCCCTGCTGGAGCAGGGCCGTGGCCATACGCCGGCGCAAGTCGGCCACCGGCGTCGCCGGTCGCTCCAGCACCTCCACTTTCTCCACACGCATCTGGCTCCAGATGCCCTGGCGGGCCAGCCGCTCGGCGGCACTACTGAGCAGGGGATGGGGCCCCGAGGCCGGCCGTCGCAGGACGCCGCTGACACGCAGGCGCCAGCCCTGGCGCAGGTCGGGGCAGGTGGAAAAACGCAGCTCCGTGGCGCCCCCGGCCTGCTCGAGCACCGCCCGGCAGCCCTCACCCGCGCTGAGGGGCTGGGGATCAACCGCCAGGCGCCCCTCCAGCACGGTGATCGGGGCCGTCCCCACCAGCCGGCTCGGATCGGCCGGCCCGGGGTGGCTCTGGTGAATCAGCCCCCACAGCAGCAGCAGCGGCAACAGCGCCAGCAGCAGGGCCCGCTGACGCAGGCCCCAGGCGCGGCGCTGGCTCAACCAGCCCGCTAACGCGACCAGGGGCACAAGGGCCAGCCAGCGGACGGGATCCGGCAGCGACACCACCCCCAGGGCCAGGGCCACCAGGGCCAACGCCACCACAACGGCAGGCATAGGGAGGTCGGAGAACACCTCGTCAGGGTTCCCAGGGGGTTCCCCTAGGGTTCGGCCACTGTCCCGTCCGTTTCCCAAAGCCCGTGCGTGCCTCCGCCGTGGTTTTCGCCCTGCTGCTGGCCGCCTGCGTGCCCGCAGGGCTCAGCCAAGCCCCTCTCCAGGCCCAGTCCCTGGCCCAGGGCCTCGGCCCAGGTCGCTCGATCACGGTGCGCGAAGGGGACACCCTTGAGGCCATCGCCCAGCGCCACGGCGTCAGCGTCGAGGGGCTGATCGAGATCAACCAGCTCAAGGACGCCAACCAGCTGGTGGTGGGCCAGCGGCTACGGCTGCCACCAGCGGGGCCGGGGCTGCTGATCCGCTCCGGCGACACCCTCGAAGCGATCGCCAACCGCAGCGACACCACCGTGGACGCCCTGCAGCGGCTCAACCCGGGCCTGCGGGCCGAGGCCCTGCCGGTGGGCAGCTGGCTGAAGCTGCCGGGGAGCCAGGGAGTGCGCCCTGAAGCGCCGGCTCCGCCGCGCCCCCTGGGGCCCGCCATTCCAGCGCCGCCGGCCGGCACGGGGGACCAGACCGCCGCCGCCGCCTTGCTGCTGAGCCCAGCCGAGCGCCGCGACCGGGCCGATCTCAGCCTGCGGGAGCAATCGGGCCGGGCCCGCTGGCGCCGCTACGGGAGCACGGAGGTGGACTGGGCCGGCTGGCGGCTGCACCCGGGCGGCGTGCGCATCACCCTGGTGAAGCCGGCCGTGGCCGATCTGGGGGTGCGGCGGGCCGGGGCAACGGCGGTGGCGGTGCAGTGCGAGAGCCTGCGCCAGACCTGGCGCATCGATGGGGACTGGGAGGGCTGGGCGCCGCCGGATCCCAGATCCATCGGCCAGCAGATCGTGATCGACCTGTGCAGCAACACCCTCGATGCACCGGCCCTGCCGGTGGCCCCCTGAGCGCTCAGGGGCTGGGCAACTTGAGCATCAGATCGCAGAGCTGGGGGCTGGGCATCTTCTGGCCGATCAGCGGCGCCAGCAGGGCGGCCACGGGCCGGATGCGGCAGGGCCCCACGGCCCGCTCGGTGAGGCGGCCCCCCTGGAAACTGCCCGCAGCCACCACCACCAGCAGCAGGATCCGCTTGATCACACCGGCACCGCCGGGGCCTTGAGCAAGGGGAAGCCCAGGGCCTCGCGCTCCTGCAGCCAGGCTTCGGCCACCTGCCGGGCCAGGTGCCGGATGCGGGCGATGGTGGCGGTGCGCTCGGTGACCGAGATCACGCCACGGGCCTCCAGCAGGTTGAAGGTGTGGCTGCACTTGAGCACGTAATCGAGGGCTGGGGCCGGCAGGCGCCGTTCCACCAGCTCAGTGGCCTCGGCCTCGTAGAGAGCGAACAGCTGCAGCAGGCGCTCGGCGCTGGAGGCTTCGAAGTTGTAGGTGCACTGACCCTTCTCAAACGGCAACCAGATGTCGCCGTAGGTGCGCTCGCCGTTCCAGCTCAGCTCCCAGATGCTCTCCACGTCCTGGAGGTACATCGCCAGGCGCTCGAGGCCGTAGGTGATCTCGATTGACACCGGCCGGCAATCGAGACCGCCGCACTGCTGGAAATAGGTGAACTGGGTGACCTCCATGCCATCGAGCCACACCTCCCAACCCACGCCCCAGGCACCGAGGGTGGGGGATTCCCAGTTGTCCTCCACGAAGCGGATGTCGTGGTCAGCGGCGCGGATGCCCAACGCTTCAAGGGAGGCCAGGTAGGTCTCCTGGATGCCATCGGGGGAGGGCTTGATCAGCACCTGGTACTGGAAGTAGTGCTGGGCGCGGTTGGGGTTGTCGCCGTAGCGGCCGTCGGTGGGGCGGCGGCAGGGCTCCGGATAAGCCACGGCCCAGGGCTCCGGGCCGATCGCTCGCAGCACCGTGTGGGGGCTCATCGTGCCAGCCCCCTTCTCAGTGTCGTAGGGCTGGAGCAGCAGACATCCCTGTGCCGCCCAGAACTGATTCAGGGTGGAAATGATGTCTTGGAAGTGCATCGCCCGCGCCGCTTGAGGATCGACCTGGTCGATCCCGATGATCCCAGACCGCCGCTCAGGAGGCGTTGAGGATGCGCCCGAGCGACTGGGTGACCGACTCCATCGGCACCGTGAGCGCCTCGAACTGATCGGCGGGGAGTGCCTTGCTCCAAAGCCAGCCCTGACCCTGGTCGACACCGATGCGGCGCAGGAAGGCGGCCTCGGATTCCGTTTCGACGCCCTCGGCGCACACCTCCACACCGATGGCATGGCAGCCGGCCAGCAGCCACTGCAGAAAACGCTGGCGGTAGCTGTCGGAATCGATGCCGGTGATGATCGAGCGGTCGACCTTCACCTTGGAGAACTTCAGCGAGAGCATGTGGGAAAGGGGAGCATCCCCGGTGCCGAAGTCATCGACGGCGATGGTGTGCAGACCCGTGAGCTCGTTGATGAAGGCCGATTCCTCATGGCCGGCCACGCCACGCTCGGTGACCTCCACCACCAGACGCTTGCCCACCTTGCGGCGCAGGTTGTCGAGGTCAGGGACGGCGCGGGAGATCGGGCGGAAGAACATCCGGCCCGAGCCGATGAAGCGGCAGGAGAGGTTGACCGACAGCCAGACGTTGGTCTGAATCCGCTCCAGCTGGTTGAGGACGAAGACGAAGGAATCCTGGGTGACCTTCAGATTCAAGGTCGGATCATCTTGCAGGGCCTGGAGCTGCTCAGAGGCAGGAGCATTGCCGTTCGGCCGCCAGAGGACCTCCCCACCGCAGACACGGCCGCTGGCGAGATCGACGATGGGCTGGATGTGGAAGTTTTCCACGCTGAAGGTTCCGTTCGGATGATGTCTAATCGCCTTCAGTTCAACGTGCATGGTTGGCGCTGCCTTCCCTGGCCCACCAGTGCCGCAACCGTCTACCGGCCAGCGGCAGCCTGGCGATGGGGAGGGGCAGGGGAACCTGCCTCAGGCCACCAGCTCCAGCAACCCCATCAGCCCCCCCGCGAGGGGGCGGTGGCGGGCCTGGGCGAAACCGGCCGCCCCGGCCAGCCGCTCCTGCTCGGGGCCGCTGGGAAAGCGCTCCAGGCTGGGCTCCAGGTAGGCGAAGTGCTCCCGCAGCCCGAAGCGCTCGGCCGTGGGCACCACCAGCCGCCGCAGGGCCTGGCGCTGCAGGGCCGCAACCGCCGGGGCGCTGGGCCGGTTGAAATCCAGAACCGCCGCGCGGGCGCCCGGTTTGAGCACACGCCGCAGCTCCGCCAGGCCCGCGGCGGGATCCGTGAGGTTGCGCAGCCCGAAGGCCATCACCGCCCCATCCACGCTGGCACTGCCCAGGCCGGTGGCCAGGGCATCGGCCTGGTGCCACTCGAGGGGCAACCAGGGCTGGGCGGCGGCGCGGCGGCGGGCCAGCGCCAGGGGAGCGGCGGCCGCATCGAGCCCCAGCACCCGGCCCGCAGGACGCACCCGGGCCGCCAGCAGCAGGGCCAGATCACCGGTGCCGCAGCAGAGATCGAGCATCCGCTGGCCGGGACACGGCCGCAGCCAGGCGATCGCCTGGCGTTTCCAGAGCCGGTGCAGCCCCAGGCTGAACAGGTCGTTGAGCAGGTCGTAGCGGGGGGCGAGCGCCTCGAACAGCTCGCGCACCGCGGCGGGATCACCGGGCTTCACGGGCGCTCAGCCGAGGGGATCAGCGGTCCGGCCGCTGGAGGGGGCCAGCCGGAACGCTGCTCCCGAGGCCCCTTGATCAAGGGCCATTTGATCCCACGGCAAGGCGATCGCATCGAGACTGATCCCAGCTTCGCCGTCGCTGGCCAGACCAGGGGGGCGGGCGGCGAGCAGACCGTGGGGCCCTGACAGGGTGATCACCATCACCGTGGCCAGGCCCACGGCGGCGAAGCAGACCATGCAGCCCGCCAGCATCAGGGCGAACTCCTTGCGGTCATTGGCGGCCTGCATCAGTTGCAGGGCCCAGGCCACCAGCGCCAACACCGTGACCACCATCAGCAGGGCCAGGGCAGTGGACAGGGGTGGAGCCAGGGGCGGCAACGGATGGTCTCGGATTGTTACTCACAATGTAACGAGGGATCACAGCCCCGAAGGGCCGCCCGGCCCATCAAGGCTCAGGGCCCATGCAGCGGGCGGATCTCCAGCCCCCGTCCGATCAGGTCGGCCTTGATCTCCCCCACGGTCAGCACGCCGTCGTGGAGCAGGGAGGCCAGCAGGGCCGCCGAGGCCTGGCCGGGCCCCAGGGCTTCGGCGATGTGGTCGATGCAGCCGGCGCCGCCGGAGGCGATCACGGGCACCTCCACGGCGGAGGCCACAGCGGCGGTGAGCGCCAGGTCATAGCCCGCCTGGGTGCCATCGCCATCCATCGAGGTGAGCAGGATCTCGCCGGCCCCGAGCTCCACCACCCGCCGCGCCCAGGCCAGGGCATCGAGGCCGGTGTTCTCGCGGCCGCCCTTGACGAACACATCCCAGCCCTCGCTGCTTGAACGGCGGCGGGCGTCGATCGCCACCACGATGCACTGGCAGCCGAAGCGCTCGGCCCCCCGGCTGATCAGCTCGGGATCGGCCACGGCCGAAGAATTGAGGCTCACCTTGTCGGCGCCGGCCCGCAGCAGTTCGGTGATCCCCTCCACCGAGCGGATGCCGCCCCCCACGGTGAACGGAATCGTGACCGCCTCGGCGGTGCGCCGCACCAGTTCCACCAGGGTGCCGCGCCCCTGGTGGCTGGCGGCGATGTCGAGGAACACCAGCTCATCGGCGCCGGAGCCGTCGTAGCGGCAGGCCAGCTCCACCGGATCGCCCGCATCCCGCAGGTCGACGAAATTGACCCCCTTGACCACCCGCCCAGCGGCGACGTCGAGGCAGGGAATGATGCGCTTGGCAACCATCAGAACTGGCAGGGGGTGACTGTTAGTGTTGCGCTTCTCTCCCGTCGCGCAGGCCATGTCCCAGGCTGCCACCTCCGGCACGGTCCAGATCGGCTCGCGGGTCAAGGTCACCCGGGTGCGCGATCGCATTCCCGCCGAGATGGTGGAGCTGCTGCGCACCGACGCCACGGGCACCGTGAGCGGCTACAAGATGACCGACGGCAGCGGTGTCGGCGTCGTGGTCGAGCTGAGCAACGGCAGCAGCGGCTGGTTCTTCGACGACGAGATCACCCCCGCCTGAGGTGAGCGACTCCCCTGAGCCCACTCCCAGCGGCGGCGGCGCCCGCCAGCTCCTTGGCATGAAGGGGGCGGCCGGCACCACCAGTGCCTGGAAGCTGCATCTGCAGCTGATGAAACCCGTCACCTGGATCCCCCTGATCTGGGGCGTGATCTGCGGGGCGGCCGCCTCCGGCAACTTCAACTGGTCGCTCAGCCAGGTGGGCGCCTCGATCGCCTGCATGCTCATGAGCGGTCCGCTGCTGGCGGGCTACACCCAGACGATCAACGACTACTACGACCGCGAGATCGACGCGATCAACGAGCCCTATCGGCCCATCCCGTCGGGCGCCGTGAGCCTGGGGGCGGTGAAGCTGCAGATCTGGGTGCTGCTGCTCGCCGGC harbors:
- a CDS encoding LysM peptidoglycan-binding domain-containing protein yields the protein MRASAVVFALLLAACVPAGLSQAPLQAQSLAQGLGPGRSITVREGDTLEAIAQRHGVSVEGLIEINQLKDANQLVVGQRLRLPPAGPGLLIRSGDTLEAIANRSDTTVDALQRLNPGLRAEALPVGSWLKLPGSQGVRPEAPAPPRPLGPAIPAPPAGTGDQTAAAALLLSPAERRDRADLSLREQSGRARWRRYGSTEVDWAGWRLHPGGVRITLVKPAVADLGVRRAGATAVAVQCESLRQTWRIDGDWEGWAPPDPRSIGQQIVIDLCSNTLDAPALPVAP
- the ubiE gene encoding bifunctional demethylmenaquinone methyltransferase/2-methoxy-6-polyprenyl-1,4-benzoquinol methylase UbiE; the encoded protein is MKPGDPAAVRELFEALAPRYDLLNDLFSLGLHRLWKRQAIAWLRPCPGQRMLDLCCGTGDLALLLAARVRPAGRVLGLDAAAAPLALARRRAAAQPWLPLEWHQADALATGLGSASVDGAVMAFGLRNLTDPAAGLAELRRVLKPGARAAVLDFNRPSAPAVAALQRQALRRLVVPTAERFGLREHFAYLEPSLERFPSGPEQERLAGAAGFAQARHRPLAGGLMGLLELVA
- a CDS encoding Txe/YoeB family addiction module toxin produces the protein MPAAERLGWTPAAWEDYLYWQGQDRQQLRRINQLIQACLRDPCAGIGKPEPLRENLSGCWSRRINDEHRLFYRLEAGVLLILACRYHYR
- the glyQ gene encoding glycine--tRNA ligase subunit alpha, with protein sequence MHFQDIISTLNQFWAAQGCLLLQPYDTEKGAGTMSPHTVLRAIGPEPWAVAYPEPCRRPTDGRYGDNPNRAQHYFQYQVLIKPSPDGIQETYLASLEALGIRAADHDIRFVEDNWESPTLGAWGVGWEVWLDGMEVTQFTYFQQCGGLDCRPVSIEITYGLERLAMYLQDVESIWELSWNGERTYGDIWLPFEKGQCTYNFEASSAERLLQLFALYEAEATELVERRLPAPALDYVLKCSHTFNLLEARGVISVTERTATIARIRHLARQVAEAWLQEREALGFPLLKAPAVPV
- a CDS encoding EAL domain-containing protein; protein product: MENFHIQPIVDLASGRVCGGEVLWRPNGNAPASEQLQALQDDPTLNLKVTQDSFVFVLNQLERIQTNVWLSVNLSCRFIGSGRMFFRPISRAVPDLDNLRRKVGKRLVVEVTERGVAGHEESAFINELTGLHTIAVDDFGTGDAPLSHMLSLKFSKVKVDRSIITGIDSDSYRQRFLQWLLAGCHAIGVEVCAEGVETESEAAFLRRIGVDQGQGWLWSKALPADQFEALTVPMESVTQSLGRILNAS
- a CDS encoding type II toxin-antitoxin system Phd/YefM family antitoxin; the encoded protein is MQVVSFSEARESFKAVLDRVEADADVTLITRRHAQGAVLMSLNTYNSLMETVHLLRSPANAAHLQRSLGQAERGELFQHGLIDPDLADAGS
- a CDS encoding ComEC/Rec2 family competence protein, which translates into the protein MPAVVVALALVALALGVVSLPDPVRWLALVPLVALAGWLSQRRAWGLRQRALLLALLPLLLLWGLIHQSHPGPADPSRLVGTAPITVLEGRLAVDPQPLSAGEGCRAVLEQAGGATELRFSTCPDLRQGWRLRVSGVLRRPASGPHPLLSSAAERLARQGIWSQMRVEKVEVLERPATPVADLRRRMATALLQQGGPDRGGVLAALVLGSAVVPVPQAVREAFRVAGLSHALAASGFHLTVLLGAVMVLGRRSPRPIRWTLAGGAMLLFLLLAGPQPSVVRAVLMGAVAFVVLESGQRGRPLGVLLLTVLLMLLVQPLWLLDVGFQLSVAATAGLMLTSRDLETALAARLRSLSSAPWAHKLSGGLAAGLAVPLAASLWTLPLQLLHFGSVPIWAVPSNLVVSPLLTPLTLGAMAMALLAVLAPPLLVLLAWPLVTLTGVLLAITRWFAALPMAQWQLGRPNAGLVLLFSLGLLPLLVASLGRWRRGRACGLALIALASAVHLALIGVDQLLLVHQGAGDLLLATHQGRAALVSTRSDGLSCSRARQLALGLGLQRYDWLLVSDPVAAADPACWRALSPLVLSSGEQRLPLAPGQRLESPGLSLEALAAGGLALRLQVGEHPWVLLPDRQSLWSWQQAVVGERPRLAGLWLGFRPRRAERVWLASLAPPRLWLSGRAPAGKGALPGGWFASGDSGSLQGPPG
- a CDS encoding DUF2862 domain-containing protein, with protein sequence MSQAATSGTVQIGSRVKVTRVRDRIPAEMVELLRTDATGTVSGYKMTDGSGVGVVVELSNGSSGWFFDDEITPA
- the hisF gene encoding imidazole glycerol phosphate synthase subunit HisF: MVAKRIIPCLDVAAGRVVKGVNFVDLRDAGDPVELACRYDGSGADELVFLDIAASHQGRGTLVELVRRTAEAVTIPFTVGGGIRSVEGITELLRAGADKVSLNSSAVADPELISRGAERFGCQCIVVAIDARRRSSSEGWDVFVKGGRENTGLDALAWARRVVELGAGEILLTSMDGDGTQAGYDLALTAAVASAVEVPVIASGGAGCIDHIAEALGPGQASAALLASLLHDGVLTVGEIKADLIGRGLEIRPLHGP
- a CDS encoding ribbon-helix-helix protein, CopG family; its protein translation is MDEGLDPARFPRRLELEISAEAMELLIELAQRTGRSINEVALELLDGQIRRLQGD